A stretch of Bos taurus isolate L1 Dominette 01449 registration number 42190680 breed Hereford chromosome 5, ARS-UCD2.0, whole genome shotgun sequence DNA encodes these proteins:
- the OR8BJ2 gene encoding olfactory receptor 8S1, with the protein MHNFTFFTEFTLLGLSADPHIQALLFVLFLGIYLLTLVGNTVMILIIKADSQLHIPMYFFLGHLSFLDIGFSSVTVPKMLQNFLSQKKSISVWGCITQSFFFLLYGCAEASLLSAMAYDRYAAVCHPLLYTVVMNKPLCTAMVCAGWLVGLLNSLVNHLFIHKLRFWGSNTISHFFCELPSLFPLSCTDPTANEFLLSGTSALLGLLTLPLILFSYSRIISAILNIHSYEGQGKAFSTCSSHLIVVLLFYGTALFRYISPASGSVLERVVSIQYSVITSLLSPLIYSLKNQEVKGTLQRMLRK; encoded by the coding sequence AtgcacaacttcactttcttcactgAGTTTACCCTCCTCGGGCTGTCTGCCGACCCCCACATCCAGGCTCTGCTCTTTGTGCTGTTCCTGGGGATTTACCTGCTGACATTAGTGGGGAACACAGTGATGATCTTGATCATCAAGGCTGATTCTCAGCTCCACAtacccatgtacttcttcctcggACACCTGTCTTTCCTAGATATCGGTTTCTCCTCAGTCACTGTGCCGAAAATGCTACAGAACTTCTTGTCGCAGAAGAAAAGCATCTCTGTGTGGGGCTGCATCACCCagagtttcttttttctcctttatggGTGTGCTGAAGCCAGCCTTCTCTCTGCCATGGCCTACGACCGCTATGCTGCTGTCTGCCACCCTCTGCTCTACACTGTGGTCATGAACAAGCCTCTCTGCACTGCAATGGTGTGTGCAGGATGGCTGGTGGGGCTTTTGAACTCACTAGTGAATCATCTTTTCATCCACAAGTTACGTTTCTGGGGGTCTAACACTATCTCCCATTTCTTCTGTGAACTACCATCACTCTTCCCCTTGTCCTGTACTGATCCCACTGCCAACGAGTTCCTTCTGTCAGGGACCAGTGCATTGCTGGGACTTCTGACACTTCCCTTGATCCTGTTCTCATACTCCAGAATCATTTCTGCCATTCTGAACATCCATTCCTATGAGGGCCAAGGcaaggccttctccacctgctcttCCCACCTCATTGTGGTGCTCCTGTTCTATGGGACGGCTCTATTCAGGTACATCAGCCCCGCCTCAGGCTCAGTGTTGGAACGAGTGGTCTCCATTCAGTACAGTGTCATCACATCCTTGCTGAGCCCTCTCATCTACAGCCTCAAGAATCAGGAGGTGAAGGGCACTCTGCAAAGGATGCTGAGGAAGTGA